The DNA sequence GAAGGCCGCGTGCTGGCCCATCTGGATCAGGACAACGCGGTCGAATGTTCATATGATCCCCTGGTGGCGCGTACCCTGGCCGCAGCGGGCTATGTGGAGACCTTTGCCGTATCCGATCTGCGCGGCGGCCAGCGCGCGCTGATCTATTCCCACAAGATCGTCGATCCGGCCGATGGCCAACCTATCGGCGTACTGTGCCTGTGTTTCCCGGTGGCCGTGGAGATGAATGACATCTTCAGCGGCTTGCGCAAACCCCATGACCGCAGTGTCATGCTCATGCTCGATGGCGAAGGTCGGGTCATTGCCAGCAGCGATAGCCAACACGTACCCGTCGGGTGCATCGTGCCCCTGGCGCTGGAGGACTCCTATCAGATCGTCAGCCATGCCGGCCGCGAGTACCTGGCGCGCACCTGCGCCGCGCGCAATTATCAGGGCTACAGTGGCCCGGGTTGGTTCGGCCATGTGATGGTGGCCTGCGATCTGGCTTTCCGCCAACCCAACCAGGACATGCTGGCGCAATATGATCCGCAGTTGCTGGCCGGGGTGATGTCCCATGCCAAGTCATTCTGCCCGCCGCTGCACGATGTCACCACCATGGCAGACGCCATCAATCATTCGCTGCGACGGGTGGTATGGAATGGCAAGATCATGGCTTCGGGCGAGGCCGGTGACCTGTTGCGGCTCAAGGCCATCCTGCAGGAAATCAGCCAGACCGGCGATGAGACCAATGAGGTATTCCGCAAATCGATCCTGGACTTGTACGCCACCGCCCTGTCTGCCAACTTGCAGGATGGGCAGTACATCTCGCGCCTGATGGTCGACATCATGGATCGCAATCTCTATGAGCGCGCCAATGATTGTCGATGGTGGTCGCTCACGCCGCGTCTGCGGCAAATTATGGCCAAGGAAGTGCGCAGTGCCGCCGAGCTGGCGGAGATGACCGCCATCCTCAGTGCCATCAACGCGCTCTACACAGTCTATGCCAGGCTGGTGGTATTCGATGCCCAGGGGCGCATCGTGGCCACCAGCTCACCGTTGGCAGATGGCAGCGAGCTCATTGGCACCTACGTCGAGCCACAGTTGCTGCGCGATACGCTACACCTCACCGACGCCAGCCAATACTGCGTCTCGCCCTTCGCGCCCACGCCGCTGTATGACGGTGCGGCCACCTATCTCTACTGTGCCGCCCTGTTCCATCCAGAGCGCGCCCAGGCTATGGGCGGCATCGCCGTGGTCTTCGACGCCACCCCGGAGTTCGCCAACATGCTGGCCGGGGCACTGCCGGAGCACCCTGGGGCATTCGCCGCCTACACCGATCGCCACGGCCAGGTGATTTCCAGTACCCATGCCGATTACCCACCGGGCAGCGTGCTGCCACTGGGCAGCAAGGCCAGTGCCGGTGCCAATGGCAGCAGTACTGCGGATATCAGGATTCACGAAGGCAGCTACATGGTGGTGGGACACACCACCTCGTTCGGTTATCGCGAATACAAGAACGATGGGCAGTACGTCAATGATGTGATCGCCAGTGTCTTCGTGCCGATTGGCCAGCAGAGCGATGCCGAGCCCGCACTGGAAAGCTCGAGCGTGGAAGCCACACCCTGCACCGGCCCCAAGCGCGAATTTGCCAGTATCCGGCTCGATGGCGCAACCTTTGCGCTGCCCGCCGCTCAGGTGGTCGAATCCATCGAAGCCGAACGTATGCTCTCCACCTCGACCTTCAAGCCGGTGCTGGCCGGCGCCCTGGATTACCAGGACGGCAGCGGTGCGGCCTCGGTCTTCGTGCCGGTGGTGGATATGCGCCAGCTATTGATGGGCAGCAGCACTGCGCAGCACCAGGGCAAGGAAATCATCATCGTTCGTCATGCCGGAAGAACGGTGGGGCTGCTGGTCGATAGCCTGCATGATGTCCTGGAGTTCGGCGAGATCCATATCGATGCCGCCTTCCGGATTCCCGGCTCCGAACACAACTATATCTGCAACCTGATTCGCACCGCCGACGCCGGCAGCACGATCCAGGTAATCGACGTGGAGCGCATCGTCACGCTCTTCTTCGCACCGCGCAAGAAAGAATTGTCGACGATGTCGTAAGCAGGCGGGCTCAAAGCTTTTCGGTTTCGCCACTCTTGGGCTGCCACTTCATCAGGCGCTTCTCGATCACGCCCACGGCCAGGTCCAGCACCAGCGCAAAGACGGTCAGCACAACGATGCCGGCAAAGACGGTGTTGATGTCGAAGCTGCCTTCGGCCTGCAAAATCAGGTAGCCGACACCGCGCGCCGACCCCAGATACTCACCCACCACGGCGCCCACGAAGGCCAGGCCGATGGAGGTATGCAAGCTGGAAAACACCCACGAGGTGGCCGAGGGCAGGTAGACCGTGCGCAGCAACTGGCGCGCATTGGCGCCCAACATACGGGCATTGGCCAAGACCACCGGGCTGACTTCCTTGACGCCCTGATAGACGTTGAAGAAGACGATGAAAAACACCAGCGTGACCGCCAGCGCGACCTTGGACCAGATGCCCAGGCCGAACCACATGGCGAAGATCGGCGCCAGGATCACGCGCGGCATGGAGTTGGCCGCCTTGACATAGGGATCGAGAATGGCCGAGGCCGTCGGCGAGAGGGCTAGCCACAGACCGATGCCCAGGCCGAAGACGGTGCCGATGATGAAGGCCAGCACGGTTTCGGTGAGCGTGATCAAGAGGTGCGAATAGATCTCGGCGGGGAAATTGAGTGTGAAGAAAGTGGTATCACCGAAGCCCACTTCCAGCGAGCCGCTGCCCACCGTGAACCACTCCCAGATACGCTGCGCCACCTTCAGCGGCTCGCCGAAGAAAAACGCCGTCTGCGGGTTGCGAGTGGCCACATGCCATACCAGCAGCACGATGGCCAGGACCATCAATTGCCAGAAGCGGATGTTCTTGTGATTCGGTTTCAGTAATTTCCACATGGTTCTGATTCTCTTCCCTGATCCTTGCTTCTGATGGCTTACGGCTTACGCGGCACGCTTCTGTTGTTGGTAACCCTTGAGGACTTCATCGCGCAGCACATCCCAGATCTGCTGGTGCAATTCGACGAAGCGCGGGTGCATACGGATTTCGGCCACGTCGCGCGGGCGCGGCAGGTCGATCCTGAATTCGCCAATGGGGTGCGTGCCGGGTCCGGCCGCCAGCACGATCACGCGGTCGGACATGGCGATGGCTTCATCCAGATCGTGGGTGATGAAGAGCACGGCCTTCTTCTTGGCATTCCATAATTCCAGCACTTCGTTTTCCATCAGTTGCCGGGTCTGGATGTCCAGGGCAGAGAAGGGTTCATCCATCAGGATGATGTCCGGGTCCAGGATCAGGGTCTGCGCCAGCGCCACGCGCTTGCGCATCCCGCCGGAGAGCTGGTGCGGGTAGCGGTCGCCAAAGCCTTGCAGGCCGACGCGCGCCAGCCATTGCTGTCCCAGTTCTTCGGCGGACTTTTCATCATGGCCACGATACTGCAGGCCGGCGATCACGTTTTGCAGGGCGCTGCGCCAGGGCATGAGCGCTTCGGCCTGGAACATGTAGCCGGCGCGACGGTTGATGCCTTGCAACGGTTCACCGAAGACCTTGACGCTGCCCGAGGAGGGTTGCAACAGGCCAGCGCCGACATTGAGCAAGGTCGACTTGCCGCAACCGGTGGGGCCGACCACGGAAACGAATTCGCCGGGGGCAATCGCCAGATCGGTATTGGCCACTGCCGTGTAGCGCTGGGAGCGGTCGTCCTTGGAGACGAAGGTGCAGGTAATGTTGTCGAACTGGAGGGCTGGCGTCATGGCAATGCGGGCCGGTAGGGCCACGGTGGGTGGTACGGAGGCAGGGACATCGACTCCACTGTGCAGAAGTGCAAATGCCCGTTGCCGGGCATTTGCGATACATTCGCGTCAACGGGAGCCGAGCTTGCGGAACCTTGGATCGACTTACTTGTACTTGGCGTTGGCCTTCTGGACGAAGGCATTGGTGAAGGTCTTGGACAGATCGATCTGCTTGTCGGCCAGCGCCGGCTCGAAGGCCTTGAGCGTGCGCAGCGCTGTATCCGGGCCACCCGGCGGGAAGTAGCCGTCCGGCGAGATGGCCTGGCGCACCTTCATGAAGGCATCGATATAGAGCGAGCGGTCGCCCAGCAGATAGCTTTCCGGCACGGCCTTGATGATGTCGGAGGGGCCGGCCTTCTGAATCCACTTCAGCGCGCGCACCATGGCATTGGTCAGGGCTTGCGTGGTGTTGGGATACTTCTGGATGAAGGCGGCCGGCGCATACAGCGTCGCTGCCGGCATCGGTCCACCGAAGACATCGTTGGTGTCCTTCAGGGTGCGGGTGTCGGCGATGATCTTGATCTCGTTGTGCTGCTCCAGCATGGAAATGACCGGATCGAGGTTGGCAATCGCATCGATCTGACCCGAGCGGATCGCCGAGATGGCGCCGGCAGCGGCCCCCACGCCGATGAAGGACACATCGGTGGGCTTCAGACCCGCCTTGGCCAGCACGTAGCTGGCCATGATGCTGGTGGAGGAGCCCGGTGCGGTGACTCCGATCTTCTTGCCCTTCAGATCAGCCACGCTCTTGTAGTTGGGCATGGTCTTGTTGTTGACCGCCAGCACGATCTGCGGAGCGCGGCCCTGCAGTACGAAGGCGACGATGGGCTGGTTCTTGGCCTGCATGTTGATGGTGTGCTCGTAAGCCCCAGAGACCACGTCGGCACTGCCGCCGACCATGGCCTGCAACGCCTTGGCGCCGCCAGCGAAGTCGGAAATCTCGACCTGCAAGCCTTCATCCTTGAAATAGCCGAGCTGTTCGGCAATGGTCAGGGGCAGATAGTAGAACAGGTTCTTGCCACCCACGGCGATGGAGACCTTGGGTTTTTCCAGTGCCTGTGCATCGGCGCTGCCGTTGAAGGAAAAGTAACCGGCCAGGAACAGGCCAGTGGCGATCAGCAATTGCTTCCAGCTCAATTTCATTATGTCTCCTCCGAGTGTGGATGGGGGGTACCGCTTCTTGTCCAGCTTGTTGCAGGCAACCCCGTGCAGGCGCCCGCCTTTGTCAGGCTGCTTCAGACCACGCCTTGGTCCCGCAGCTTCTTGATGTGGGCCTCATCATACCCCAGCGATTGCAGGATTTCATCGCTGTGCGCGCCCAGCTCCGGGCCCAGCCATTTGGTTTGGCCCGGTGTCTCGGAGAGCTTGGGCGTGATGGCGGGCAGCTTGACCGGCGTGCCATCGGCAAACTGGTGCTGCTCGAACATGTCGCGCGCCAGGAATTGCGCATCGTTCATCATGTCCTTGACCGAATAGATCTTGCCCACCGGGACATCGGCAGCCTGCAAGCGCGCCAGTGCCGACTCGATGGTCTGGGTGCTGCACCACTGCTGGATGGCGTCATCGATTTCCTGCGTGCGCGGCACGCGACCATCGTTGCGCGCCAGGCCGGGATCGTTGGCCATGTCGTGGCGACCGATGGCGCTCATCAGGCGTTTGAAGATGGCATCACCATTGCCGGCGATGACGATGTTAATGCCATCGCCAGTGGTATAGGTATTGGAGGGCACGATGCCCGGCAGCGCGCCACCGGTACGCTCGCGGACCACACCGGCAAAATCGAACTCGGGCACCATCGATTCCATCATGTTGAACACAGCTTCATACAAGGCCACATCCACCATCTGCCCCTGCCCGGCCACACAGTCTGCGCCGCTCTTGCCGTTCCAGCGACCGCCGGTAACGTCACGGTGGCGCAAGGCCATCATGGCGCCGATCACGCCATGCAGGGCGGCGATGGAGTCTCCAATGGAAATGCCGATGCGTACCGGCGGCCGGTCCGGGTGGCCGGATACATAGCGGATGCCGCCCATCGATTCGCCGATGGCGCCAAAGCCCGGCAGGTCGCGCAACGGGCCGGTCTGACCATAACCGGACAGGCGCACCATGATGGTGGCAGGGTTCAGATGTCTGAGGTCTTCATAGCCGAGCTTCCACTTCTCCAGCACGCCGGGGCGGTAGTTCTCGATGATGACGTCGGCGTCCAGGGCGAGCTGGCGGGCGATTTCCTGGGCCCGCTCATCCTTCATGTTGAGCGTGATGCTCTTCTTGTTGCGCGCCTGGACCGACCACCACAGCGAGGTGCCGTCCTTGAGCACACGCCAGTGACGCAATGGATCGCCATCGCCGGGGGCTTCGATCTTGATCACGTCGGCGCCGAACTCGGCCAACATGCGCGAGCAGAATGGCCCGGCGATGAGTGTACCCAGTTCGAGTACCTTGATGCCGGCCAGCGGGCCGGGCTTGGATGTGGCTGTGGTCATCATGCTTGCACCGGATGCCTGGCGCGGCGTGCGACGTGCGAGGTGCCGTGGGGCGACTCCGGTGTTCTCCTTTTCTTCGGGGACTCCATGCTATGGCCGGACATCAGAGGTGCAAGCCGGCAGGCGACATTCTATTGCAGCGTGCGCGGGATGTCGCGCATTTCAGACACAAGCTCAGGTAGTGCGACGATCCAGCATGGCGCGCGCGATGGTGCCGGCATCCACGTACTCCAGCTCGCCGCCCACCGGCACGCCACGCGCCAGGCGGCTGACCTTCAGGCCACGCGCCTTGAGGGTCTCGCTGATGTAGTGGGCTGTGGCTTCGCCCTCGTTGGTGAAATTGGTGGCCAGGACCACTTCGGTGACCACGCCATCGGTGGCGCGGGTGATGAGCTTTTCCAGGTGGATGTCACGCGGGCCGATGCCGTCCAGCGGCGAGAGGCGGCCCATCAAGACGAAGTAAAGGCCCTTGAAGGTCAGGGTCTGTTCGATCATCACCTGGTCCGAAGGCGACTCCACCACGCACAGTTGGGTGTGGTCACGCTGGCTGTCCTGGCAGGTGTCGCAGATGACTTGCTCGGTGAAGGTATTGCACAGCGCGCAGTGGCGGATGGTGTCCAGCGCCTTGGCTAGCGAACGGCTCAGGTCGGCGGCCGCATCGCGGTCGTGCTGCAACAGGTGGTACGCCATGCGCTGCGCGGTCTTGGGGCCGATGCCGGGGAGCCGGCGCAGCGATTCGGTCAGGAGGGTGAGACTGGAAGGCGTTTTCAATTGCGGTCTACGGAATAGCGGAAGGCTTCGAGCGCCTCGGCCGTCATGGAGGGGACGAATTCGATGATCTCGTATTCGGCCACGCCACCGATGAAGAAGGGGTCCGATTCCATGATGGCTTCGATCTCGGCACGGTCGGCGCAGTCGGCCAGGATGATGCCGCCAGTGCGTGGCACCTTGCGGCCCGACATCAGGAATACGCCTTCGGCATATTGCTGGTTGAGGAATTTCTTGTGCGCGGTCAGCAAGGCGTCGATGTCGCTTGCTGGCTTGGTGTACGTGATCGAGACGATGAACATGAAGCCTCCACTAAGCAATCCTGCATTCCACCAGAATCATGAACCATGAAGTTCTGCACTACCGCAACGCCTGGCAGCGGCCGCGGGTTTACCGCGGACCGCAGCGACATCAGAACGGCATCTTGAAGCCCGGGGGCAGCGGCATCCCGGCGGTGACACCCGACATCTTTTCCTGGGCGGTGGCTTCGGCCTTGCGCACGGCGTCGTTGAAGGCAGCGGCCACCAGGTCTTCCAGCATGTCCTTGTCGTCAGCCAGCAGCGACGGGTCGATCGAGACGCGCTTGACATCGTTCTTGCAGGTCATCACGACCTTCACCAGGCCGGCACCGGACTGGCCTTCGACTTCGATGTTGGCCAGTTGCTCCTGGGCCTTCTTCATGTTGTCCTGCATGGCCTGTGCTTGCTTCATCAGACCTGCCAGTTGACCTTTCATCATGCTATTTGCTCCTTGTTTCGATTCTCGGAATTCTATCGTGTTTATGGATGAGCCCGGCAAGGGCGCCTACTCTTGACTCTTGCATCGCTGCTTCATAAAGCCTGGATCGATCCCGGCACGATGGTGGCGCCGAACTCGCGCATCATGCTCACCACGAAGGGATCGCTCTTCATCTTCTGTTCTGCCTTGCGCTGGCGCTCGGCGCGCTCGGCCTCGGCCACGGCATTGGCGGTGTCGGAGACGGCACCGATTTCGGTCTCGACCCGGATCTCCTTGCCGAAGCGTTCGGACAGTACCGCCACCAGTTTATCCACGCTGCCCGAAGAACGCAGGGTTTCCAGCGGGATACGCAGATGGAAGCAGACATTGCCGCCATTGAGAGCTTCGCAGCGTACCAGCTCGCTCTGGAAGGCCATCTGGTGCGCCACGCCGCGCAGCGCGCTGAGGCTGGCCGCCAGGGTGGGCCAATGACCGTCCCAGCCCAGTTCGGCAGCGATACGGGCAGTTTCCTGCTGTTGCGCAGGCGTGGCGGACGGGCGCTGGGGTGCAGGCGGCTCTACGGCTGCCGCAGGGGCAATGACAGGTTCAGCTTTTTTTTCAGTCGCCTCGGCCATCGGCACGGACGGTGGCATAGCGGCGCTACCGGTTTCTTCTTCCCATGGCGGGATGGCGTCGAAGGGCGGCGGCTCGGGCATGTCCGGCGGCATCGGGCTGGCTGCACGCACGCTGCGAGTGGCGGCACTGGGCGCGGCATTTACAGC is a window from the Herbaspirillum rubrisubalbicans genome containing:
- a CDS encoding chemotaxis protein CheW; amino-acid sequence: MNKNKQSQHFLRHMPAIVDCERALRELSGAWRLIESTTKMVCPAEAKSILPTIKITREGFNQLEKRLIANLVEQNISKVVQEFDFKARVIIDIVVRNLFERTADVGFLAMDDAIRSFILEGPEADSREIVERLQAYRQKYTVYDEIFILDTEGRVLAHLDQDNAVECSYDPLVARTLAAAGYVETFAVSDLRGGQRALIYSHKIVDPADGQPIGVLCLCFPVAVEMNDIFSGLRKPHDRSVMLMLDGEGRVIASSDSQHVPVGCIVPLALEDSYQIVSHAGREYLARTCAARNYQGYSGPGWFGHVMVACDLAFRQPNQDMLAQYDPQLLAGVMSHAKSFCPPLHDVTTMADAINHSLRRVVWNGKIMASGEAGDLLRLKAILQEISQTGDETNEVFRKSILDLYATALSANLQDGQYISRLMVDIMDRNLYERANDCRWWSLTPRLRQIMAKEVRSAAELAEMTAILSAINALYTVYARLVVFDAQGRIVATSSPLADGSELIGTYVEPQLLRDTLHLTDASQYCVSPFAPTPLYDGAATYLYCAALFHPERAQAMGGIAVVFDATPEFANMLAGALPEHPGAFAAYTDRHGQVISSTHADYPPGSVLPLGSKASAGANGSSTADIRIHEGSYMVVGHTTSFGYREYKNDGQYVNDVIASVFVPIGQQSDAEPALESSSVEATPCTGPKREFASIRLDGATFALPAAQVVESIEAERMLSTSTFKPVLAGALDYQDGSGAASVFVPVVDMRQLLMGSSTAQHQGKEIIIVRHAGRTVGLLVDSLHDVLEFGEIHIDAAFRIPGSEHNYICNLIRTADAGSTIQVIDVERIVTLFFAPRKKELSTMS
- a CDS encoding ABC transporter permease, producing MWKLLKPNHKNIRFWQLMVLAIVLLVWHVATRNPQTAFFFGEPLKVAQRIWEWFTVGSGSLEVGFGDTTFFTLNFPAEIYSHLLITLTETVLAFIIGTVFGLGIGLWLALSPTASAILDPYVKAANSMPRVILAPIFAMWFGLGIWSKVALAVTLVFFIVFFNVYQGVKEVSPVVLANARMLGANARQLLRTVYLPSATSWVFSSLHTSIGLAFVGAVVGEYLGSARGVGYLILQAEGSFDINTVFAGIVVLTVFALVLDLAVGVIEKRLMKWQPKSGETEKL
- a CDS encoding ABC transporter ATP-binding protein, which produces MTPALQFDNITCTFVSKDDRSQRYTAVANTDLAIAPGEFVSVVGPTGCGKSTLLNVGAGLLQPSSGSVKVFGEPLQGINRRAGYMFQAEALMPWRSALQNVIAGLQYRGHDEKSAEELGQQWLARVGLQGFGDRYPHQLSGGMRKRVALAQTLILDPDIILMDEPFSALDIQTRQLMENEVLELWNAKKKAVLFITHDLDEAIAMSDRVIVLAAGPGTHPIGEFRIDLPRPRDVAEIRMHPRFVELHQQIWDVLRDEVLKGYQQQKRAA
- a CDS encoding ABC transporter substrate-binding protein, with the translated sequence MKLSWKQLLIATGLFLAGYFSFNGSADAQALEKPKVSIAVGGKNLFYYLPLTIAEQLGYFKDEGLQVEISDFAGGAKALQAMVGGSADVVSGAYEHTINMQAKNQPIVAFVLQGRAPQIVLAVNNKTMPNYKSVADLKGKKIGVTAPGSSTSIMASYVLAKAGLKPTDVSFIGVGAAAGAISAIRSGQIDAIANLDPVISMLEQHNEIKIIADTRTLKDTNDVFGGPMPAATLYAPAAFIQKYPNTTQALTNAMVRALKWIQKAGPSDIIKAVPESYLLGDRSLYIDAFMKVRQAISPDGYFPPGGPDTALRTLKAFEPALADKQIDLSKTFTNAFVQKANAKYK
- a CDS encoding CaiB/BaiF CoA transferase family protein; the protein is MTTATSKPGPLAGIKVLELGTLIAGPFCSRMLAEFGADVIKIEAPGDGDPLRHWRVLKDGTSLWWSVQARNKKSITLNMKDERAQEIARQLALDADVIIENYRPGVLEKWKLGYEDLRHLNPATIMVRLSGYGQTGPLRDLPGFGAIGESMGGIRYVSGHPDRPPVRIGISIGDSIAALHGVIGAMMALRHRDVTGGRWNGKSGADCVAGQGQMVDVALYEAVFNMMESMVPEFDFAGVVRERTGGALPGIVPSNTYTTGDGINIVIAGNGDAIFKRLMSAIGRHDMANDPGLARNDGRVPRTQEIDDAIQQWCSTQTIESALARLQAADVPVGKIYSVKDMMNDAQFLARDMFEQHQFADGTPVKLPAITPKLSETPGQTKWLGPELGAHSDEILQSLGYDEAHIKKLRDQGVV
- the recR gene encoding recombination mediator RecR — its product is MKTPSSLTLLTESLRRLPGIGPKTAQRMAYHLLQHDRDAAADLSRSLAKALDTIRHCALCNTFTEQVICDTCQDSQRDHTQLCVVESPSDQVMIEQTLTFKGLYFVLMGRLSPLDGIGPRDIHLEKLITRATDGVVTEVVLATNFTNEGEATAHYISETLKARGLKVSRLARGVPVGGELEYVDAGTIARAMLDRRTT
- a CDS encoding YciI family protein, with protein sequence MFIVSITYTKPASDIDALLTAHKKFLNQQYAEGVFLMSGRKVPRTGGIILADCADRAEIEAIMESDPFFIGGVAEYEIIEFVPSMTAEALEAFRYSVDRN
- a CDS encoding YbaB/EbfC family nucleoid-associated protein, which codes for MMKGQLAGLMKQAQAMQDNMKKAQEQLANIEVEGQSGAGLVKVVMTCKNDVKRVSIDPSLLADDKDMLEDLVAAAFNDAVRKAEATAQEKMSGVTAGMPLPPGFKMPF